One stretch of Mycolicibacterium fallax DNA includes these proteins:
- a CDS encoding PP2C family serine/threonine-protein phosphatase, translating into MSQPGAEEERPGHLEWSVCGASVTGSQHISRGLGCDDAFAYGVTGHYVVAAVADGAGSVTGTSAWGSHVACQTVVEAAMDRKFISDFYSASVEDGEAIARWLFERALNKIVQHAGAIGLPVPKLSTTLCIALARPGFALFAQIGDGVIAVEDRGNIATLLIEDKSEYANATWFLQTNEAFTKAFRAEVRSDVTAFALSTDGMSYKITNIVTGEPYEPFFKSAWQNVRSNADAADFAALLRGIQDDQTGDDKTMVLAVLDQHEDRFHPSSRPMRRTTVSSPAPPAPPRELPPAEERRAEPQPHDHVAAGEGSSARGHRRARKEAAEHGDSSTSGRASRRRERGHAGR; encoded by the coding sequence GTGAGTCAACCGGGGGCGGAAGAAGAGCGGCCCGGGCACCTGGAGTGGTCGGTTTGCGGAGCCTCAGTCACCGGATCGCAGCACATCAGCCGCGGGTTGGGGTGCGACGACGCGTTCGCCTACGGAGTGACCGGCCACTACGTGGTCGCCGCCGTCGCCGACGGGGCCGGGTCGGTGACCGGCACCTCGGCCTGGGGCTCGCACGTGGCCTGCCAGACCGTCGTCGAGGCGGCGATGGACCGGAAGTTCATCTCCGACTTCTATTCCGCGAGCGTGGAGGACGGCGAGGCGATCGCTCGCTGGCTCTTCGAACGGGCGCTGAACAAGATCGTCCAGCACGCCGGCGCCATCGGCCTGCCGGTCCCCAAGCTGTCGACCACGCTTTGTATTGCGTTGGCACGACCGGGATTTGCGCTATTCGCCCAGATCGGTGACGGCGTCATCGCGGTCGAGGACCGCGGGAACATCGCCACGCTGCTGATCGAAGACAAGAGTGAGTACGCCAACGCCACCTGGTTCCTGCAGACCAACGAGGCGTTCACCAAGGCGTTTCGCGCCGAGGTCCGCAGCGACGTGACCGCTTTCGCGCTGAGCACCGACGGGATGAGCTACAAGATCACCAATATCGTTACCGGTGAACCCTACGAACCGTTCTTCAAAAGCGCCTGGCAGAACGTGCGATCCAACGCGGACGCCGCGGATTTCGCCGCCCTGTTGCGCGGCATCCAGGACGACCAGACCGGGGACGACAAGACCATGGTGCTCGCGGTGCTCGACCAGCACGAAGACCGGTTCCACCCGTCGAGCAGGCCGATGCGCCGAACAACGGTCAGCTCGCCCGCGCCGCCGGCCCCGCCGCGGGAACTGCCGCCGGCCGAAGAACGTCGCGCCGAGCCGCAACCGCACGATCACGTCGCGGCCGGGGAGGGGTCCTCGGCGCGCGGGCACCGCAGAGCACGCAAAGAGGCTGCCGAACACGGTGATTCGTCGACCAGCGGGCGTGCTTCGCGTCGCCGGGAGCGCGGACACGCGGGCCGATGA
- a CDS encoding serine hydrolase, whose protein sequence is MTWSAPLVVTLAIVTVCALGICAYFFVLSPRLTSAPQVAETAPVTPPVPAETVLLGVSAVPQAPTPAPVTPTGFEALEAELAAQIGVAFAPVGRAGESTAMGAWSSGPAWSTIKVPLSIALLRQDGERGVTANMRAAITQSDNAAAQAIWDELGAHQAAADKVGAVLAGAGEPVSVQPEVTRPGFSAFGQTQWSLESQARFLANSACTPGDQPVLALMGEISSGQAWGLGTIDGARFKGGWGPGTDGLYLVRQYGLISGPNGDVAVAIAAIPNSGGFGDGTAVLNRIADWLAEQLERLPGGRCESAG, encoded by the coding sequence GTGACCTGGTCCGCACCGCTGGTCGTCACACTGGCGATCGTGACGGTATGCGCGCTGGGGATTTGTGCGTACTTCTTTGTACTGAGTCCGCGACTGACCTCGGCGCCGCAGGTCGCCGAGACCGCGCCGGTCACGCCGCCGGTGCCGGCCGAGACGGTGCTGCTGGGTGTTTCGGCGGTGCCGCAGGCGCCGACGCCGGCGCCGGTGACACCGACTGGGTTCGAGGCGTTGGAGGCCGAACTTGCCGCGCAGATCGGCGTCGCGTTCGCCCCGGTGGGCCGGGCCGGCGAGAGCACTGCGATGGGCGCCTGGTCCAGCGGGCCGGCCTGGTCGACGATCAAGGTGCCGCTGTCGATCGCGCTGCTGCGTCAGGACGGCGAGCGGGGTGTCACGGCAAACATGCGCGCCGCCATAACCCAATCAGATAACGCTGCGGCCCAAGCGATTTGGGATGAGCTTGGAGCGCATCAGGCCGCGGCCGACAAGGTCGGCGCGGTGCTTGCCGGTGCCGGGGAGCCGGTGAGCGTCCAGCCTGAGGTGACCCGGCCGGGCTTCTCCGCCTTCGGGCAGACGCAATGGTCGCTGGAATCCCAAGCGCGATTCCTGGCCAATTCGGCGTGCACCCCCGGTGACCAGCCGGTGCTGGCGCTGATGGGTGAGATCTCCTCGGGCCAGGCGTGGGGCTTGGGCACCATCGACGGCGCCCGGTTCAAGGGCGGCTGGGGGCCCGGCACCGACGGGCTGTACCTGGTCCGGCAATACGGACTGATCTCCGGGCCCAACGGCGACGTCGCCGTCGCCATCGCCGCGATACCCAACTCGGGCGGCTTCGGCGACGGTACCGCGGTGCTCAACCGGATCGCCGACTGGCTCGCCGAACAGCTCGAACGGCTACCCGGCGGCCGGTGTGAGTCGGCGGGGTGA
- a CDS encoding N-acetylmuramoyl-L-alanine amidase, with the protein MVTAEAPPQPVTVAPKAGTQAEMLCRSAWGAMPPHPGGQPHTITRMTLHHTAAVLGDNSNAPGRLRQHQRFHQGERGWIDIAYHVGIDRNGNIYELRDWHLSGDTATNYNPAGHFLVLCEGDFDQEQTSEAQLHSAALAFAWASQKFQVPAQTLAGHRDFAATACPGENLYARLADGEIKRRVDEILSAGPVDLRTVCGPEAALTVQRIEAGG; encoded by the coding sequence GTGGTCACCGCGGAGGCACCTCCGCAGCCGGTCACGGTCGCGCCGAAGGCCGGCACTCAGGCGGAGATGTTGTGCCGGTCCGCATGGGGCGCGATGCCGCCGCATCCGGGTGGGCAACCGCACACCATCACTCGGATGACGCTGCATCACACCGCCGCGGTGCTCGGCGACAACAGCAATGCGCCGGGTCGACTGCGTCAGCATCAGCGCTTCCACCAGGGCGAACGGGGCTGGATCGACATCGCCTATCACGTCGGCATCGACCGCAATGGCAACATCTACGAGTTGCGCGACTGGCACCTGTCCGGAGACACCGCAACCAACTACAACCCGGCGGGGCACTTCCTGGTGCTCTGCGAGGGCGATTTCGACCAGGAGCAGACTTCGGAGGCGCAACTGCACAGCGCCGCGCTCGCGTTCGCCTGGGCGTCGCAGAAATTCCAGGTGCCTGCCCAAACCCTGGCCGGGCACCGCGACTTCGCCGCGACGGCCTGTCCCGGAGAGAACCTCTACGCGCGACTGGCCGACGGTGAGATCAAGCGGCGGGTCGACGAAATCCTGTCGGCGGGCCCGGTCGATCTGCGGACCGTCTGCGGCCCGGAGGCTGCCCTCACCGTGCAACGGATCGAGGCGGGCGGCTGA
- a CDS encoding vWA domain-containing protein: protein MTLTQSGWAVELNDENPDPRVACVVLADVSGSMMGHPIAALERGFAAFTHYLNNEALASKRVEVAVVTFGTKATVLVPMQEARTLAPARFSASGRTNMAAGIHLALDILEDRKATYKAAGLQYYRPWILLLTDGQANAEGFDEAVARLTAVEAARGVTVFAVGAGPHVDWQQLSRLSLQRSPAPLDGLKYEELFEWLSASLSNVSNSTDFARSDEALGAMREQISLPPLSGWSTV from the coding sequence ATGACGTTGACTCAGTCTGGATGGGCCGTCGAGCTCAACGACGAAAACCCGGACCCGCGCGTCGCCTGCGTGGTGCTCGCCGACGTGTCCGGTTCGATGATGGGCCACCCGATCGCGGCCCTGGAGCGGGGTTTCGCGGCATTCACCCACTACCTGAACAACGAGGCTCTGGCCAGCAAACGGGTCGAGGTCGCCGTCGTCACGTTCGGAACCAAGGCCACCGTGCTGGTCCCGATGCAAGAGGCCCGCACCCTGGCGCCCGCGCGATTCAGCGCGTCGGGCCGCACGAACATGGCCGCGGGCATTCATCTCGCCCTGGACATTCTCGAGGACCGCAAGGCCACCTACAAGGCGGCCGGGCTGCAGTACTACCGCCCTTGGATTCTGCTGCTCACCGACGGCCAGGCGAATGCCGAGGGATTCGACGAGGCGGTGGCCCGCCTGACCGCAGTGGAGGCGGCCCGCGGCGTGACGGTCTTCGCTGTCGGTGCTGGACCGCACGTCGACTGGCAGCAACTGTCGCGGCTGTCGCTCCAGCGCAGCCCGGCGCCGCTGGATGGGCTCAAGTACGAAGAGCTTTTCGAATGGCTGTCGGCCTCGCTCAGCAACGTCTCCAACTCGACGGACTTCGCCCGCAGTGACGAAGCGCTCGGCGCGATGCGCGAACAGATCTCCCTGCCGCCGCTGAGCGGATGGAGCACTGTGTGA
- a CDS encoding glycoside hydrolase family 3 N-terminal domain-containing protein: MFSKPRPVDTSETAAGVGAAVPDGAPETPVSTCGPLQAAIGPLTMRQKLAQLLMVGVTDIADARSVVRDHNVGGIFIASWSDLSMLQDGSLRELQVAPAALPLAVSVDEEGGRVQRLKSLLGAQPSARELAQQSSAEQVYQIAKDRGTKMRSFGLTIDFAPDVDITDAPDNTVIGDRSFGNDATTVVEYAGAYARGLRDAGLLPVLKHFPGHGRATGDSHVGSVTTPPLSELKTSDLIPYRELSTAKPVGVMVGHMQVPDLTDGLPASMSAAVYRLLRDGGYGGPPFTGPVFTDDLSSMGAITQYYSVPEAVLVSLKAGADVALWVSTAEVPAVLDRLELAVASQELTIDRVDEALKSVAVMKNPQLAC; encoded by the coding sequence ATGTTCAGCAAGCCGCGCCCGGTCGATACCTCCGAAACCGCGGCCGGGGTGGGGGCCGCCGTCCCGGACGGCGCCCCGGAAACCCCGGTGTCGACCTGCGGCCCGCTGCAGGCCGCGATCGGGCCGCTGACGATGCGGCAGAAGCTGGCGCAGCTGCTGATGGTGGGGGTCACCGACATCGCTGACGCGCGGTCGGTGGTGCGCGACCACAACGTCGGCGGAATTTTCATCGCCAGCTGGAGCGATCTGAGCATGCTGCAGGACGGGTCGCTGCGCGAACTGCAGGTCGCCCCCGCGGCGCTGCCGCTGGCCGTCAGCGTCGATGAGGAGGGCGGCCGGGTGCAGCGGCTCAAGTCGCTGCTCGGCGCGCAGCCGTCCGCGCGGGAACTGGCCCAGCAGTCCTCGGCCGAGCAGGTCTACCAGATCGCCAAGGACCGCGGCACCAAGATGCGGTCGTTCGGGCTCACCATCGACTTCGCTCCCGACGTCGACATCACCGATGCCCCCGACAACACCGTTATCGGCGACCGGTCGTTCGGCAACGACGCGACGACCGTCGTCGAATACGCCGGCGCCTACGCCCGGGGTCTGCGCGATGCCGGCCTGCTGCCGGTGCTCAAGCATTTCCCCGGGCATGGCCGGGCGACGGGGGATTCGCACGTCGGCAGCGTCACCACGCCGCCGCTGAGCGAGCTGAAGACCTCCGACCTCATCCCGTACCGGGAGCTGAGCACGGCCAAGCCGGTCGGTGTGATGGTCGGCCACATGCAGGTCCCGGACCTGACCGACGGGTTGCCGGCCAGCATGTCGGCGGCCGTCTACCGGCTGCTGCGCGACGGCGGTTACGGCGGGCCGCCGTTCACCGGACCGGTGTTCACCGATGACCTGTCCAGCATGGGCGCCATCACCCAGTACTACAGCGTGCCCGAGGCGGTGTTGGTGTCGTTGAAGGCGGGGGCCGACGTCGCGCTGTGGGTCAGCACCGCCGAGGTGCCCGCCGTGCTGGATCGCCTGGAATTGGCCGTCGCGAGTCAGGAGCTGACCATCGATCGGGTCGATGAGGCACTGAAAAGTGTTGCGGTGATGAAGAATCCGCAGTTGGCCTGCTGA
- a CDS encoding TM2 domain-containing protein: MSPPPAPNAGYPAASDADPYDSGLRYPKPAAPTPPPPMSSPAFSAPVPPSAPGYPAPAPGYPAPGYPPAPYGADAQAPFGRDPMTGEPLSDKSAMTAGLLQLLLGGFAVGRFYIGTTGIAVAQLLVVWLTCGIGAIWPLVDGIMMLTGSVQDGQGRKLRK, translated from the coding sequence GTGAGTCCGCCGCCGGCGCCGAACGCCGGCTATCCGGCCGCCTCGGACGCCGACCCCTACGACAGTGGGCTGCGCTACCCGAAACCGGCGGCGCCGACCCCACCGCCCCCGATGAGCTCCCCGGCGTTCTCGGCACCGGTCCCGCCGTCCGCTCCCGGTTACCCGGCGCCCGCGCCGGGCTACCCGGCGCCGGGCTATCCGCCGGCGCCGTACGGCGCCGACGCGCAGGCCCCATTTGGGCGCGACCCGATGACGGGCGAACCGCTGTCGGACAAGTCCGCGATGACGGCCGGGTTGCTGCAGCTGCTGCTCGGCGGTTTCGCTGTCGGCCGTTTCTACATCGGCACCACCGGCATCGCGGTCGCTCAGCTGCTGGTGGTGTGGCTCACCTGCGGAATCGGTGCGATCTGGCCGCTCGTGGACGGCATCATGATGCTCACCGGCAGCGTCCAGGACGGCCAGGGCCGCAAGCTGCGGAAGTGA